The Xylanibacillus composti genome includes a window with the following:
- a CDS encoding beta-lactamase family protein: MTIITATMKTNYKWLLLLLSLVMAFSMATPVVQAEDLDSTGESVGQQAEEENGSTSDGQSTAEIDPQGDGAATKQVPELTEEAVTAFLDDFFAAESTQPYYVGASVSIVKDGELLVQKGYGHTDLTGQEPVDPASTVFRIASVSKTFTAAAALQLAEQGKLDLQEEFTAYLDGVTYENPYGTPVTIEHLLTHTTGFEVRDPNPSDIHTELDQYVAIEDFVREHMPPVVREPGTSYMYDNFASLLLGYVVQEASGMPFEDYMKQYMFEPLGMANSGYVLEEKLVENLAAGHDMLGNPLEVYTVTPTVMPHGGMMTTAEDVGKFMIALQNGGMAEGGRILSEESVKLMEQYQSAIHPLLPDTTYGFEAPFQLPGAGSHPGIITKAGDLNGYSSYLFLIPEENVGVFLTYNQMGVLRNLFYPQFISTFYPEYAAPASLDENFRPMTAEQLEKFSGLYADLRLDVFVSTVEVNGSGSLLISDALLGPRELTQVDDALFVDALTNQFTAFQLDEKGQVLYMKEPYINPLGYAAKGKEPAGFIDVGNSDPFAPFIHGLQSLGHYDNSGAAAFEPERSVTRAEYVERMMVVSNVKGSKAEAYAFTDIAGHPAAPYIQAAYEMGLVAGDGQGLFEPDRIITRQEAAVLIWNSLKLQYPEELFADVQIADDISEWAQPAVRMIVALGLYGPEVQIDADGTVHYLALNPLTRQEEAAILYKLLTQPTDVIVSQLLAAQAGEAQ, from the coding sequence ATGACTATTATAACTGCAACCATGAAAACAAATTACAAATGGCTCTTGCTGCTCCTATCCCTCGTCATGGCCTTCAGCATGGCAACGCCTGTTGTTCAGGCGGAAGACCTGGATTCAACGGGTGAATCAGTCGGGCAGCAGGCTGAAGAAGAGAATGGATCAACGTCAGACGGGCAATCAACCGCGGAGATAGATCCGCAAGGCGATGGAGCAGCAACCAAGCAGGTCCCGGAGCTGACGGAGGAAGCCGTCACGGCGTTTTTGGATGATTTCTTCGCAGCGGAATCGACACAGCCTTATTATGTCGGGGCATCTGTCTCTATAGTCAAAGACGGGGAACTGCTGGTGCAGAAAGGATACGGACATACGGATCTGACTGGGCAGGAGCCGGTGGACCCTGCAAGCACGGTGTTCCGCATAGCGTCTGTGTCCAAGACCTTTACTGCGGCAGCAGCACTGCAGCTGGCGGAGCAAGGGAAGCTGGACTTGCAGGAGGAATTCACTGCCTATTTGGACGGGGTTACCTATGAAAATCCATACGGTACGCCTGTGACCATTGAGCACTTGTTGACGCATACAACCGGGTTTGAAGTCCGTGACCCGAACCCGAGCGACATTCACACAGAGCTTGATCAATATGTGGCAATTGAGGACTTCGTGCGCGAGCATATGCCTCCGGTTGTTCGCGAACCGGGAACATCCTACATGTACGACAATTTTGCTTCCCTTCTGCTAGGCTACGTCGTACAGGAAGCGAGCGGCATGCCGTTCGAGGATTATATGAAACAGTATATGTTTGAGCCGTTAGGCATGGCGAACAGCGGCTATGTGCTCGAGGAAAAACTGGTTGAGAATCTGGCGGCAGGCCACGATATGCTCGGCAACCCGCTTGAAGTGTATACCGTAACGCCGACCGTCATGCCGCACGGCGGCATGATGACCACGGCAGAAGACGTGGGCAAATTTATGATCGCCTTGCAGAATGGCGGAATGGCGGAGGGCGGACGCATTCTGTCCGAGGAATCGGTCAAGCTGATGGAACAATACCAATCCGCGATTCACCCGCTGCTGCCGGATACGACGTATGGATTTGAAGCGCCGTTCCAACTGCCTGGAGCCGGAAGCCATCCCGGCATCATTACGAAAGCGGGCGACTTGAACGGTTACAGCTCCTATCTGTTCCTGATCCCGGAGGAGAATGTCGGTGTATTTCTGACCTATAACCAAATGGGTGTGCTGCGGAATTTGTTTTATCCGCAATTTATTTCGACCTTTTACCCTGAATATGCCGCACCCGCCTCGCTGGATGAAAACTTCAGGCCGATGACAGCAGAACAACTCGAGAAGTTCAGCGGATTGTATGCTGACCTGCGGTTGGATGTCTTTGTCTCCACGGTGGAGGTCAACGGCTCGGGCAGCCTGCTCATTTCGGACGCGCTGCTTGGCCCGCGCGAGCTTACCCAAGTGGATGATGCTTTATTTGTCGATGCATTAACGAATCAATTCACTGCTTTCCAACTTGACGAGAAGGGTCAAGTACTCTATATGAAGGAGCCATATATCAATCCGCTCGGATATGCGGCCAAGGGCAAAGAACCGGCCGGATTCATCGATGTCGGAAATTCCGATCCGTTCGCCCCGTTTATTCACGGGCTGCAATCGCTCGGTCACTATGACAACAGCGGAGCCGCGGCTTTTGAGCCGGAACGGTCGGTAACACGCGCTGAATACGTAGAGCGGATGATGGTCGTCAGCAATGTGAAGGGAAGCAAGGCCGAGGCCTACGCTTTCACAGATATTGCGGGCCATCCGGCAGCCCCGTATATCCAGGCCGCCTATGAGATGGGACTTGTCGCTGGAGACGGGCAGGGCCTGTTTGAGCCGGATCGGATCATCACGAGGCAGGAAGCTGCTGTTTTGATTTGGAACTCGTTGAAGCTGCAGTATCCTGAAGAGTTGTTTGCGGATGTGCAAATTGCCGATGACATCAGCGAATGGGCCCAGCCTGCAGTACGGATGATTGTGGCGCTCGGCCTGTACGGTCCTGAGGTGCAGATCGATGCGGATGGCACAGTGCATTATCTTGCGCTAAATCCGCTAACCCGTCAGGAGGAAGCGGCTATTCTGTATAAGCTGCTCACCCAGCCGACCGATGTGATTGTGTCGCAACTGCTGGCGGCCCAAGCGGGGGAAGCGCAGTAA
- a CDS encoding VanZ family protein: MRLFIDIFTFFVGPTLLAYLLIRLSLIKWFKVRVVKDALILLFVAYVAFVLFIVWFDRSIPTDYLLFNLVPFYTLYEYFSRGFNHIAVVNILGNLIMTLPFGMFAYFKINVIPKLNIFWYSLCIPIIIELGQLVIYMSGYGMRSVDIDDIILNSAGILIGYFIVNSCFKRFHWNQERILRWIY; encoded by the coding sequence ATGAGACTATTCATAGATATATTCACTTTTTTTGTAGGACCTACCTTACTAGCATACCTGCTGATTAGGCTAAGTCTGATTAAATGGTTTAAGGTGAGAGTCGTCAAGGATGCACTCATCCTGTTATTTGTCGCATATGTAGCGTTTGTTTTATTTATCGTCTGGTTTGACCGCTCTATTCCTACTGATTATTTACTATTTAATCTGGTCCCTTTTTATACGCTGTACGAATACTTCAGTAGAGGATTTAATCATATAGCGGTCGTAAATATCTTAGGCAATTTGATCATGACCCTGCCTTTTGGCATGTTTGCGTATTTTAAAATTAACGTGATACCGAAGTTGAATATATTCTGGTATTCGCTTTGTATTCCAATCATCATTGAACTGGGGCAGCTTGTCATTTACATGTCCGGATATGGCATGAGATCGGTAGATATTGATGATATCATACTCAATTCGGCAGGCATTCTGATCGGATACTTCATAGTAAATAGTTGTTTTAAACGATTTCACTGGAACCAAGAAAGGATACTTAGATGGATTTACTAA
- a CDS encoding ABC transporter ATP-binding protein: MDLLNANFITKKYSSASTQAELQSLSYKFKKGNIYVIKGKSGSGKSTLLNILGGMDKPTSGSVYYKGRSFYELSDKEQSIIRNKEFGFIFQSFNLIPELTVQDNIHIPKYFNKDLQISSSSVEDLSHELGIYSILHKKPPQLSGGEQQRVAIARALITNPEIIFADEPTGNLDLANTTKIADLLVYLVASRNSTLILVTHEQNLIKHPHIELTLQDGVLKADEANV, from the coding sequence ATGGATTTACTAAATGCTAACTTTATTACCAAAAAATATAGTTCGGCTAGCACACAAGCAGAATTGCAATCGTTATCTTATAAGTTCAAAAAGGGTAATATCTATGTGATAAAGGGGAAGAGCGGTTCGGGCAAATCGACATTGCTCAATATCCTGGGCGGAATGGATAAACCGACTTCAGGCAGTGTTTATTATAAGGGAAGATCATTCTACGAGCTGTCGGATAAGGAGCAGTCCATTATTCGAAATAAGGAATTTGGTTTTATATTTCAGTCCTTTAACCTAATTCCAGAATTAACAGTGCAAGATAATATACATATTCCAAAGTACTTCAATAAGGACTTACAAATAAGCAGTTCAAGTGTAGAAGACTTGTCGCACGAACTTGGGATCTATTCGATATTGCATAAGAAGCCACCACAGTTATCAGGCGGTGAACAGCAGAGAGTGGCTATAGCCAGAGCACTGATTACCAACCCCGAAATTATATTTGCTGATGAACCTACCGGGAATTTAGATCTTGCCAATACTACAAAGATTGCAGATCTTCTGGTTTATTTAGTTGCAAGCAGGAACAGCACACTAATTCTTGTGACGCATGAACAAAATTTGATAAAGCATCCGCATATAGAGTTGACATTACAAGATGGAGTTTTGAAAGCAGATGAAGCCAATGTTTAG
- a CDS encoding FtsX-like permease family protein yields the protein MKPMFSLAMRLLYARKKWMVSIAAIFAIVISSVVSIFTSTETIKISIQHQAFQRYGEFSGMLYNIPNGEFHLSAGHKYAEYKLFDKIRFSNNLNVNIGWASADYFEMGHISLLSGDYPSEANEVAIESYYLEQISPSWKIGQTQEVHLGNETFHYKLVGIIENYSSRWTSVDSNYPNIFLANFESAESHYLIGYNRNSSFEKNLKSIQKIISDIGGHGYINERLFYVGLNDLVNISVITFAVKLAILVVASLSIFTTFSFFTVNQGSKLAVCKALGCTNKKLYTIIALQTISIYMLGTVLSIPIVYVLNKIIIGRTYGQIGIPEGVFGSIIGTALLWLTILLIIVLCLSYYSAKGIMSGNISRFLKGEVNSGSDSGYFDKNIDNYNLKLLLIQIQSFPKHAIFCVLTLTLSIIVVLFSTTIAKESTGLWTTDIDYYLTSQESIQSTRYGNHTVVLSKGLTFSPSDVKEVEQLEGIRHVEKIPYMFDVQSRISTGLLTPSIKKWVDSSDVDTITNTALLRNIHYRLDDLKDTNSDNPQENIVRLHIPGIQPDEEVRLHGKSITLSKAVKNEDEYEIKEWDFIIEEVMDDYEAGEHQAALKKGITIVLDEKYAIENEITLGYQDIFIYTDDSLDKEIHANIYNKVYALSEGIPGSLFQYIPDLSYDGSRIIELLIFLGRLSFFISLVLSVASIYAVITGKFHIRRRYWGICRSLGMSLNKVYLLMLYEVVLYFVLASLLSSLIYYLFLLTIHISYPILSYALLTITTLVSVFALLLASTIAMKFSLDRHSIASLLKINE from the coding sequence ATGAAGCCAATGTTTAGTCTCGCTATGCGATTGCTGTACGCTAGGAAAAAATGGATGGTATCCATTGCCGCGATTTTTGCAATCGTCATTTCGTCAGTCGTATCAATATTTACTTCGACTGAAACTATCAAAATAAGTATTCAGCACCAAGCATTCCAACGATACGGTGAGTTTTCAGGAATGCTGTACAACATACCGAATGGAGAATTTCATTTATCTGCTGGACACAAGTACGCAGAGTATAAATTGTTTGATAAAATACGGTTTTCTAATAACTTGAATGTGAATATTGGATGGGCAAGTGCAGATTATTTTGAAATGGGTCATATTTCACTGCTCTCAGGCGATTATCCAAGTGAGGCTAATGAAGTAGCCATTGAATCTTACTATCTGGAACAAATAAGTCCGTCTTGGAAGATTGGACAGACACAAGAAGTGCATTTAGGAAATGAAACATTTCATTATAAGTTAGTAGGTATTATTGAAAATTATTCGTCCAGGTGGACATCGGTCGATTCAAATTATCCGAACATTTTTCTTGCAAATTTTGAATCAGCTGAGAGCCATTATTTGATTGGCTATAACAGGAATTCGAGTTTTGAAAAAAATCTGAAATCAATACAAAAAATAATAAGTGATATCGGCGGCCATGGATATATAAATGAAAGACTCTTTTATGTAGGATTGAATGATTTAGTAAATATAAGTGTCATTACCTTCGCGGTAAAGCTAGCTATTTTGGTCGTCGCCTCCCTATCTATATTCACTACATTCTCTTTCTTTACTGTGAATCAAGGCTCCAAATTAGCAGTATGTAAAGCGCTGGGTTGTACAAATAAGAAGCTGTACACGATTATAGCTTTACAAACCATATCTATTTACATGTTGGGTACTGTCCTTTCCATACCGATCGTATATGTCTTGAACAAAATAATCATCGGTAGGACATATGGGCAAATCGGTATTCCTGAGGGCGTGTTTGGCTCAATCATTGGAACTGCACTTCTATGGTTAACTATACTTCTAATCATTGTGCTCTGTTTGTCCTATTATTCTGCAAAAGGCATCATGTCAGGAAACATCAGCAGGTTCTTAAAAGGTGAAGTAAACTCAGGATCTGATTCCGGTTATTTTGATAAGAATATAGACAACTATAATCTCAAGCTTCTACTTATCCAGATTCAATCCTTTCCTAAGCATGCGATTTTTTGTGTCTTGACCTTAACTTTATCGATTATCGTTGTTTTGTTCTCAACAACTATAGCTAAAGAATCCACGGGTCTGTGGACTACAGATATTGATTATTACTTGACGTCACAAGAATCAATTCAAAGTACCCGATATGGTAATCATACAGTAGTGCTGTCAAAGGGTTTAACCTTTTCACCCAGCGATGTTAAGGAGGTTGAACAGCTTGAAGGCATTCGCCATGTTGAGAAAATCCCATATATGTTTGATGTACAGAGTAGAATCAGTACAGGCTTATTAACGCCGAGCATTAAAAAATGGGTTGATTCATCTGATGTGGATACAATCACAAATACAGCGTTACTTAGAAATATCCACTATCGATTAGATGATTTGAAAGATACCAATAGCGATAATCCTCAAGAAAATATTGTACGCCTCCATATTCCGGGCATCCAACCCGATGAGGAAGTACGGTTGCATGGTAAGTCAATTACGCTTTCAAAAGCGGTGAAAAACGAGGATGAATACGAGATAAAGGAATGGGATTTCATTATTGAGGAAGTAATGGACGATTATGAAGCAGGTGAGCATCAGGCAGCACTAAAGAAAGGTATAACTATTGTTTTAGATGAGAAATATGCAATAGAGAATGAAATTACGCTAGGGTATCAAGATATTTTTATCTATACGGATGATAGTTTAGACAAAGAGATACATGCCAACATTTACAATAAGGTGTATGCATTATCAGAAGGTATACCAGGAAGTTTGTTCCAGTATATACCTGACCTTTCTTACGATGGTTCTAGGATAATCGAATTATTGATTTTTTTGGGCAGACTGAGCTTTTTTATTTCACTGGTACTTTCAGTTGCCAGTATATATGCAGTGATAACAGGCAAGTTTCATATTAGAAGAAGGTACTGGGGGATATGCAGATCTTTGGGCATGAGTTTGAACAAAGTTTATTTGCTGATGCTTTATGAAGTGGTTCTTTATTTTGTGCTGGCGTCCCTGTTGAGCAGTCTAATCTATTATTTATTTTTATTGACTATTCATATATCGTACCCAATTCTAAGTTATGCTTTGCTAACCATTACAACATTGGTTTCGGTATTTGCACTGTTATTGGCAAGTACAATAGCGATGAAATTCAGTCTGGACAGGCATTCCATAGCTTCACTTCTAAAAATAAACGAATGA
- a CDS encoding NAD(P)H-dependent oxidoreductase has product MKNKKIVVIIGHPDAESFSGALSRAYIEGASSNSAQVRCLDLSQLSFEPILKYGYRKRMELEEDLKQAQEWIRWADHLVIVYPTWWGTMPAILKGFFDRTFLPGFAYRYRDNSPLWDKLLTGKTARLIVTSDTPKWYNRLIYRQAGHLVMRRNILGFCGIKTVGITDITPVSSSSEQQRGNWLRLVKRLGEKLA; this is encoded by the coding sequence ATGAAGAACAAAAAAATCGTTGTCATCATCGGACATCCCGATGCGGAGAGCTTCAGCGGCGCATTATCCCGCGCTTATATCGAGGGAGCGTCAAGCAATTCTGCCCAGGTGAGGTGCTTGGACTTGAGTCAGCTCTCCTTCGAACCGATCTTGAAGTACGGGTACCGCAAGCGGATGGAGCTGGAGGAAGATTTGAAGCAGGCGCAGGAATGGATACGCTGGGCCGATCACCTCGTCATCGTGTACCCTACATGGTGGGGAACGATGCCAGCGATCCTGAAGGGATTTTTCGACCGGACTTTCCTGCCCGGCTTTGCCTATCGGTATCGCGACAATTCCCCTTTGTGGGATAAGCTGCTCACCGGGAAGACAGCGCGTCTTATCGTTACGTCGGATACGCCGAAATGGTACAATCGGCTCATCTACCGACAGGCAGGACATCTGGTTATGAGACGCAATATATTAGGCTTTTGCGGCATCAAGACAGTCGGCATCACCGATATTACGCCGGTCAGCTCCTCTTCCGAGCAGCAGCGCGGCAACTGGCTGCGCCTCGTCAAGCGGCTCGGGGAGAAGCTTGCCTGA
- a CDS encoding AraC family transcriptional regulator has protein sequence MRSDYGFAISMLYPLKKSLLMQGCDFEHVCRQVGFDADRLHDPEDRIDEEDLIRLMYEAAAHTQDDHFGLHQGALTDVSDLGILGYVMMHSANVKDALQCYRRYHDILCSGYNMDWQVQGNELRLYFLHVHASNISRHCMEDMVSAVFHLLGRMASRPVPVRELHFRHEPPSDVSPYTKIFGIVPRFSAAHNMLLVDKEVLDYPILYADARLRRTFEPMAESMLEQLVQGKVFTDKVVQHMMDCLPAAFPSLPETARAFGLSARSLQARLKEEQTTYQELAAQVRREIAVSYLRKLDYSIAEIAYLLHFSEPSSFSMAFKRWTGLTPGQYRDQLLRQTGAG, from the coding sequence GTGCGCTCAGACTATGGTTTTGCCATATCCATGCTGTACCCGCTCAAGAAGTCATTGCTTATGCAGGGCTGCGATTTTGAGCATGTTTGTCGTCAAGTCGGTTTTGATGCGGACAGGCTGCACGATCCGGAGGACCGTATCGATGAAGAGGATTTGATCCGCTTGATGTACGAGGCGGCTGCGCATACACAGGATGACCACTTTGGTCTGCACCAGGGAGCACTGACGGACGTCTCGGACTTGGGCATCCTGGGCTATGTCATGATGCACTCGGCGAACGTCAAGGATGCGCTTCAGTGTTATCGGCGCTATCACGATATATTGTGCAGCGGTTATAACATGGATTGGCAGGTGCAGGGGAATGAGCTGCGCCTTTACTTTCTCCATGTGCATGCAAGCAATATCTCCAGGCATTGTATGGAAGACATGGTGAGCGCCGTATTCCATTTGCTTGGCCGCATGGCTAGCCGTCCTGTTCCGGTACGGGAGCTTCACTTTCGGCACGAGCCTCCTTCGGATGTATCGCCGTATACGAAAATCTTCGGGATCGTCCCGCGTTTTTCCGCCGCACACAATATGCTGCTCGTGGACAAAGAGGTGCTGGATTACCCGATTTTGTATGCAGATGCACGACTGCGCCGCACGTTCGAACCGATGGCGGAATCTATGCTGGAGCAGCTTGTTCAGGGCAAGGTATTTACAGATAAGGTGGTTCAACATATGATGGATTGCCTGCCTGCAGCATTCCCGAGTCTGCCAGAGACAGCGCGGGCTTTCGGATTAAGTGCGCGGTCGCTGCAAGCAAGGCTGAAGGAGGAGCAGACGACGTATCAGGAGCTTGCTGCTCAAGTTCGCCGGGAAATAGCGGTCAGCTATTTGCGGAAGCTGGATTACTCCATTGCGGAGATTGCCTACTTGCTTCACTTTTCCGAGCCAAGCTCGTTTTCTATGGCGTTCAAGCGGTGGACCGGACTGACGCCCGGACAATACCGTGATCAATTGCTGCGTCAGACAGGTGCAGGATAG
- a CDS encoding ABC transporter permease translates to MNNARQFSKMFVSHLKITLREKQAWFWGIFFPIILMVLFMLIFSGSSDSSFSAEVAIVEENPNAVSQALLQQISQIPALEVKSGEPVSQEQADHWVKEKDVTAAIVLPNAEDVHTLQLIVNKEQEQGVSTQAIFGILDKLVQQANLAAAGAAPTYELQFEAVSSGNENLKYEDFLLTGMIALAIAQGGLFGMVDMVEMRRKGLLKRLRMTPAKMSLFGLSDMTMRMIFGLVQIIVLSLIGVLAFGATLHLHLPSLILVFLVGALSFNAMGYLFSSFSKTTEAYMGMANIASFLMMFLSGVFFPVETMPEWLQPVAVFLPLTYFVDNLRESMVYATGLGSASLWSGLGILALWGAATFLLGSWLYKAKSIAAAR, encoded by the coding sequence TTGAACAACGCCAGACAATTTTCCAAGATGTTCGTCTCGCATCTGAAGATCACACTGCGGGAGAAGCAAGCCTGGTTTTGGGGCATCTTCTTCCCGATTATTCTGATGGTGCTGTTCATGCTGATTTTCAGCGGCAGCTCGGATAGTTCCTTTAGCGCCGAGGTCGCAATAGTAGAGGAAAACCCGAATGCCGTCTCGCAAGCACTGCTTCAGCAAATTAGCCAAATCCCTGCCCTTGAGGTCAAGTCTGGGGAGCCTGTTTCACAAGAGCAAGCAGACCATTGGGTGAAGGAAAAAGACGTAACAGCTGCAATCGTGCTGCCGAATGCGGAAGATGTCCATACGCTGCAGCTGATTGTGAACAAAGAGCAGGAGCAAGGGGTATCGACCCAGGCGATCTTCGGCATTCTCGACAAGCTGGTGCAACAAGCCAACCTGGCAGCCGCTGGCGCCGCGCCAACGTATGAGCTGCAATTTGAAGCGGTCTCCTCGGGCAACGAAAACTTGAAATATGAAGATTTCCTCCTGACTGGCATGATCGCGCTGGCGATTGCCCAAGGCGGCTTGTTCGGCATGGTCGATATGGTCGAGATGCGGCGCAAAGGCTTGCTGAAGCGCCTCCGCATGACTCCCGCCAAGATGAGCTTGTTCGGGCTCAGCGACATGACGATGCGCATGATATTCGGACTCGTCCAGATTATCGTCTTGTCGCTTATCGGCGTATTGGCATTTGGGGCGACCTTGCATCTGCACTTGCCGAGTCTCATCCTAGTCTTTCTGGTCGGCGCCTTGTCTTTCAATGCGATGGGCTATCTGTTCTCATCCTTCAGCAAGACGACGGAAGCCTACATGGGCATGGCCAACATTGCCAGCTTCCTCATGATGTTCCTGAGCGGCGTGTTCTTCCCGGTAGAGACGATGCCAGAGTGGCTGCAGCCCGTTGCCGTCTTCCTGCCCTTGACTTACTTCGTGGACAATTTGCGGGAAAGCATGGTATACGCAACAGGACTCGGCTCAGCTTCGCTCTGGAGCGGACTCGGCATCTTGGCGCTGTGGGGCGCGGCAACCTTCTTGCTCGGCTCCTGGCTCTATAAGGCGAAATCAATCGCTGCTGCACGATAA